The DNA region ATggaaaaggggggaaaaaggcTAATATCCTCATctacataataataaataacccaatttgaaacttatatttCATTAAAGAACGCAGAGAATAcaaattttacatatataacaGGCAATaagatttcattaaaaaatgatTACAAGGCTGAACCATATTTGTTTGGCCAGGAAAACAACGATACCCATTATATGCAGTCATCGTTTGAGCTAACTGGTGGGATATCAACTTAATATAATGCTAAACCAACACTAATAAGGAAAAGGAAGGCTCACACCTGGGCAGATTGCAGATGTAACACATGGAAAATCTGTTTATGTCACAGATATCGCCATTGCTCTCACAGTAGCACtattttccaccctattttcATTTAAGTGACTTTCTCTTACTTTGATCGCGAATTTGAGATCTGCTTCTCTTCGGTGTATGAACAATCCTTCATGCATGCAAATCTTTGTTTGAATTCCACACAGGGGCTTTTGGGACAACAGCATCAGTTAATCCTCCATTCCCATTTTCCGCATTCAGCAGAGGATCAGATTCACCTTCCACTACCTGGCATcattcagaattttttttagaaaataaatacatagcgagggagagagagagagagagagttcacaAAGCATGTTGGCATTAAATTTAACAGTGGATGAAATTTCGAGGAAGTAAAGCATGCATATTGATAGAAGAAGACAAGAATTGACAAAAGTGGCCAGAACCTGAAAAGGTTGTGCTGCTGTTTCATTAGCCTTTTGCTGACTCTCACGAGTGCAAAAGTAAGAATATAGAACCATCCCAATTAGTGCAATCAAAATCCCTAAAATATTCCTCCAGTTAAATGGGTCATGAAGTAAGACATAACCAAATGCCAATACCAAGCAAGTCTTCAGATGTCCAAGCACCTGATAGGTGACTGGGGATGTCTTTCCAATTACAAGAAATGTGCTAAAATTTACAGAGACAGATATCAGGCAGGATAGGATGATGAATGcctgtaagagagagagagagagagaatgagaataatttcaaacataaggaaggaaagaaagaaggggTCAGTCTCAGAAAGTTTTTGATTCTCACCAGTACTTGATTTGTATATTTGAAAGCAAATACATTTTGATCAGTCAAAAGCCCATCCAAAAATGGGCCAGAGATCAACAAGGTGCCTGCTTGATATGGGCAAGATTGATATAGAAGTTGGGTTGAAGAAACCTTAAACTTCTTCTGGATGGTATTTGTCATCTGAAATGAATTAGTTAAGTTCCTAAACAAGGCAAAAATAATAGAAGTGTGTTGTCCATGCAAGATTATTGCCAGCAAAGATAAACAAACTAAAGCATCAATGCCTAAGCtcaaaagattaaattttttttttttaacatgtctCAATGATTCTTAACAAAAGGTGTGTGCACGTGGATTTTCAATTAAGGTAACATCATCAAGGATACAATTTGAGCAACACATGTTGTAACAATTGCAAGGAGAGATAGGATAGAGCCCAAAGCATTAAGTTGCACATCTGTGACTGTTGCAATCCCAACACCCAGAAGGAGGATAATGAGTGCAAGCTGAATAGTCCTACTGCAACAATAATAAGAATAAAGAACATATAAGTACAGTTTCCATAAATTACAAATCAGAGACCAGATTATTTCATAGTTGAAGAAACCAAAATGCATTTAAATTGGTTCAGAAAAGAGGTCACGTGTTTGCAAACTTAATAAATGACAGCAGCAGTTGAGGAGACAACATTGGCAATCCATGCTCAAAGAAttaaaaggatagaaaagaaGCGCTTGATGCACTGAGATGCAGATCCATAACAGTAGCAACCATGTTCTTTAGAACACATATAGTTTCAGGACAATGTTTGCCAGAAGTGAGCAACAAAGACTGATCATCACTAAAAATTTAATTCAGGTGGGAAGCATTACCAAAACAAAATGTGCTAAACCACAAGAGAGTTGAGGCAAAAGCAAAGATGTGACAGCATAATATGATAAGACCCTAGATAGCACTAAATGCTAAAGAAGGATTTAAATAACTACAGCAAGTGGTTGGTACTTATGCCTTGAAGAAATGCAATATGTCTCTCCAAAGGGAGGGGAAGACAATTTGATATCCAGAAACCATAATAATTAGCTTGAGCGCAACTAAAGAACTACCTTTTTACTTGTAACCTTACAAATgatttttatgatatgtaacctatgaagcacgggtacAGATTCAggttcgggtgcgggtgcgggtgcgggtgcaaGACTtggcaatttaaaaaaaagtagagtGTGGGTGCGGTGGGATACATttactaataaattattaaatatattttcagaTAATGGTAAACATATaccaatttaagagcaataataACTACAAATAATTCGGTAATTTCAATTTAAGTTGTTTAACCAacaaataatttgacaaatatataataagttaataactaaataagaaatcaactcaaatttttattttattttattttttaacatgtattttgGCCGGTTTCATCCGGAATCGGAGCCGAATCGGCACATTGAGTGCGAATTGGCGCGTCGCCGAGTGTCCGGTGCGGGTGTGGCGGCCCTAGAGCCGTACCCGTGCTTTCTAGTATGTAACCTTATACAGAATGCCAAGACAGTTATGCATCAAATTCGAACATGACTGACCTTGAAAAATTAGCAACAAATAGTAGTCTTATAATAACTGAAGATAACCATGACATGCATtgaaaacaaacacaaattcaCAAAAGAACCCCACAATTCATGcaagaaaattttgagttaCTATTAAATCAATAATGATATTGGAATAATATAGTGCTTCACAAGAatcacaacaattttacaattcCAGTGAAAAATGTCCTCTTTATGAAGCATCCATCGGGCTTCCAAATCATATGACCTGAAAAGTTGATAAATCAAACAATTCTGGTGCTAAGAAACTCACCAACATTCTGTTTTCAACCCTATTCTTTGGGATGAACAATCACTACCAGATGGCTGCAATACAGTTTGAGATGACACGTGCAACTAAATGATAGGACCTTTGAAAGCATCCCTAAGGGTACTACTTACAAGTACACAATCACAGAGAGTAGCCAAATAAGGGAATTTTACATTCAAGTGAAAATAATGTAGTTGACACAGCATAATGTCCAAGTTCATGATgaactaataattattttaggTTAGTGCATCAGTATATCAACATCTTAGTCATAAAAGGGTAAAAGTGTCTCGAGAAACCTGAATTTCTTGCCAAGGAAGAGGGTCTCCAAGACTACAGTGCAAGGAATGATTGCCAGCTTGGTCATCTGGATTTAAAAAGGAGTAGTTCAGAATTTCTTAAACTTAATAAGAAAGGCTAAAAGAACACAGGACAAACATAtatgtaaaattcaaaatagaGTAAGAATTACAATAGTACCTGATAAAATCCAACAGAATTGAAACCCAGGCTCAAATTCAAAAGCCCAATGGAGATCCCATTTAGAATGCCAAAGCCCATTACAGCACTTTGGTCAAAAGGTTTGTGTTCAAAGAATTTCATCTTTAAAGCCACATGAAGAGAACAAAAGGTGACTAGAAGATGCCAGCTTGTCAAAGTTGTAGCTGCAGAAATATGAGAGGATAAAAGATGTTATTACACCTTAAATCGTAAGGTCTAACAAAGCAAATCATTATCATCATGACTGTAACAATATGATCAAAATGAGactaatcttcttcttttttgaattaGTAGAATGAGACTAATATCCCCAAACATTTTTTTGGAAAGGATAATCTAGTTGAGGGCTTTACATCACAATTGGCACATCCAACGGAAGTGCTAACGTCTCATATGCTCATAACAACACAACTGGGCAACCACGTGTGTGACTATTGAACAGTTGTTCAAAGTCATTAGGGAATTGCCAAGTCATTGCCTGCCCATAATTACCCCCACCTTTGTCTGATTCAGGCAACAGGTGATCTAGACCAACAAAGTGATGTCTTAAATTTATTGGGAGACGGGATATCATCCTAGAGAACAAATCAAGGCAACTCAAAACTGCAGTGATAACCGGATGTGTCAACTCTTGCTTCAACAAGAAATTACAAAGATGAACCTTGTGATTTCTTCATATTTAGATAGTAAGAAACGAGTCATCCACTTATGTCTTTCATTCTATATAGGGGATCCCAAAGTATaccaattatgaaaatatgtgaACTTATCATTCAATAATCTTGTTTTGGCAAATAGTGGAACTAAGTCGAGCTAATATGCTATagtaaaaatcaaaatcaaatttattagaCTAGGTCTAGTAAACTCATGGACTCCAAAATAAGCAACAAATACTCATATGGACCAGGATATACTAAATTATAAATCTGATTATTTTGGATATGCCAGAATATGTCTCTAATACATCCAAGATATTTGGGTCGGCATGAAATATTCATGATAAAAATATGAGGGATCCTTTGAAGGTAacttgggttaaaaaaaaaaaaactaattcatCAGAAAATGCCTTTATTCATCACTCATCAGGAAAAAAATCCCTAGCACCATAACTTAGTAAAAATTTTCTACTATGAATAAGTGAAgtataaaattcaataattgtCTTATACATAGAATTGAACACAGAACCAGATGGCTCATCGGAGATTATATATCAGTTACCAATATATCACAAAATGAGATTAGCTATTAGAACTTTAAATTCCTCGATTTACAAACATCAAAGAATAGGGGCGAGGGGAAAGACTAGAGAGGGATGCTCTAATTCCATGGAGCCACTTCAAATGTCCAGCCGTCACCATTAATAAATATAGTTAGCATGAAAGATCTCCCATTTTGGTACTTCAATGCATAAATTACAACAATTTAGATTAGTCCCTTTCTACTTGatatactattatttataaCTCGCCAACCTCATATCCCCCACTTTGACAGTTAGACACTTAACTACgtcaataaaaatcaaattacaaagaaagaaacataccCAATAAGGTCAAACATAAATGAAACACAAAAGCACATATCttaactataatttattaacaagaTTGTAACTTGGCAAAAGAATCAGACAAAAAACTACAAATGCCACGTTTGACCAAAATATCTAGCAGAAAACGAGGTTGTGAAACAAAAAAACCTTAAACTTACCGAAATGAAAACCCAATGAGCTCATTAGAGCCTTGTTACAAATCACAATAGACACAGATGAAACCACGGACAGAGACAACGCCCCAACTGTTCCCAGCTGGAATCGCTCACCCTCACCCATCTTCTTTGATTTCCTGTTACTGGTCTCTCTAATCACAAACCCACCTCAAATTCCACTAACTGGAAGTGGCTGTTTGATAAAAACCAAAGCTTTGGATCTGATCCGATCTGGGTGTGTGAGTAAAAATGGGATTGTGGGGCGGTCTTTGatttttgataaaaagaaaactttctTGGTTAGGCAAGCAGTCACTTTGGGAAGAAAAGAAGTGCCACTAAAGTTAAAACAGACTGTATCAGTATGTGTCTGGTTTGGTGAATTGGTACTAATTTAATAGCAGTATACCAAAACTAactaaatttgataattatgaggtattagaaaccaaaaaataaatgaaatacaatacaatacaatgTCGGAACtgggttttgttgttttgtttttttgctttgctttttcaGAGGTGTAAGGACAAGTGGGGGTTGAAAAAGCTGGGGGATTGTAAAGAGTAATAGAGGCAGAGGATTCGGATATTGTGATTCAGAGAATGAATTAAGAGGAAAGAGAgtaggaaaagaaagaaaggtaaCGCGGTTTTGATCAAAGATGGagattgggtttttttgtttgtgtcgGTGTCCGGTCATTCGGGTCCTACGGTTTCgtagaatgaatgaatgaatctAATTGCTGAACTTTCAACccgttcatttttttttttttaaatttctgtgATTGGtaaatacattaatttattataatttcatCTAAATGATTTTCCTTGGGgtttttaccacaaaaaaaaaaaagatttttcctGTGGTTGATAATTTGATACTATCTAcgtaataaaatttgataaatgtTAACGAGCACTGTGCGATATttgttaacattttattttttgtgtttcatttaaaaagacaaaaaaaaaactatcaaaaaaattgccaaaatagattaaaaaaaattgaaaaagtgtcaaaagttaaaaaagttatacaaaaaattacCTAAAATGTGTTGTTAACGGTCATTTTACGGTAcccgttaacacaacccataaaatttatatactagaaAGCTTGAGTCCTTACCATATAgggtaagattttttttttttcctaactgTTTATAAATGGAAGCTCATTACATTGTGGATATATTTCATGTCATCAatattctctttgattttttttttgtcgacaaaaaaaacaaaagattcgTATTCCTCTGGATGGGTGAACCAAAGgcaatttgcattttattattattggtatGTTTTATTTCCTCTCTCTAAGTCTTATCTCCTCCAGTCTCTTCCTCTGTTCCAGCTTTCATACTAGTATTACACAATTGGAATGAGTACAACATCAATTACAACACCAATACTTGGAGAGAGATAGAATAACTAAATGAGAgaaggaaaaacataaaacatagaGAGATATAAAgctggttgagagagagagagagagagagtggagtgGAATCCGAAAGTTCCAAATTcatattttcattcaaaaaaaaaaaaaaaagtagaatcCAAATATTCGCTTTCTAAGAAATAAGTTGGAACCATAAGTTGAAAATTCGGATTTGCTTttagagagtaaaaaaaaaaaaaattcaaatcttcaGCATCCATAtttgcttttaaaaataaaaaaggtgggATCTAGATTGTGAAGATCTGGATTCctcttatttataatttttttccttttaaatcccaaaattttaatttatttcactattaataataatttactagtTACCACCGCTCTTCCTTAGTGTGGTAGTCATAAGAGCGGTGGTcactttacaaatataaatacttgtggggtgtaggCGGCAAAAgccgggattcaagtctctaggagagaacttcacacacatatacactcaGATTAAATTAGAggaaaaattctattttgtattaaaaaaaaaaattgctagttGCCTTGAGTGATTACTTTTTAGGAGTGGCTGGAGAAGACATAACCTATGCAGCTTGTGCTTGTGCACAAACTTTCTAATTAAAGATtctaaagaaaacaaaatttaaaaatctttggactagatgattatttataaaattatactgatttttcttcttcaacttttTGAGTTTATTTTAGCTTATGtatgatttttaaatattttattttatttttctaggtaTAACAATACATTTGAGTGGTATTTTTAAGCTCAATGGACCAATGAAAATAAGCTCTTCCAAATACACTTTAATTTCAACAATAAATAGAGTTgaagttaatataatataaatactTGTGTGATGTTTTtggccaacaaaaaaaaattgagacaatACGAGCCTGTTTGAaatccgtttattttgctgaaattgaaatttttttgttgaaagtactatatACATAGAggtaaaagagaaaattttggtAAATAGTATGAATTTCGGAAAATTTTCAGTGAATGGTATGCGGTTGAAAGTATTTAGTAAGTTggacttttttttgaaaatcgagtttgtgaaactcgagttccaccccaaaatcgagtttctcaAACTCGATTTAGACCCAacgtgaattttaaaaaaaaaaaaagaaaaaaaagtagaactcgagtttactaAACTCGAGCTCCACTTTAAAAAAACAACAGAACTCGTGCTTGCTTCCCTCGAGTTccatttggtttatttttttctaaagcatggaactcgagtttactaaAATCGagttccacttttttttttttttttaattcacaacAAGTCTAAATCAAGATtgagaaactcgattttggggtggaacttgagtttcacaaactcgattttcaaaaaacaatccAACTTACTAAATACTTTCAACCGCATACCATTCACTGAAAATTTTTCGGAATTCGTACTATTTACCAAATTTGGCCGaggtaaaagttaattgaaatagtataatgtgacccatgaatagtaccaaaaagtgcagtgagacccatgaatagtagcaaaaataaattggctttttaatttggatccaaacacacactacaATGAGTCTTAAGCTTTTTGAAGGGATGTTAATGTGCTTTAAgaaaagcttcttttttttatatataaagaattgTCAAAAGTTTACAAGAGCTTAATTAACatctctaaaaagaaaaaggaaaagatacaactttttgtataataaaaaagacacaatttttacacattttgcttaaaaaatgCTTCATACCAATGCTTCTAAAAGTGTGCAAAGATGTGTATATTTATACACTTGTTACAGTAACTGTGTATATTTGCACGGTTACTATAGCTcgtccatttattattttattaattttttctctctcttgtttctgTTGTTCTccgtttttctctcttttgtcttTGCTTCTTTTTGACCTTCTCTGTCTCACTCCTCATTCACTCTCTACTTCAACCACTCATCTGGAAGCTCTTCTTTCTTCAAGCATTTTTTCTACATCTGTAAGCTCTCAACCATCTGGTATGGGCAAGGTAACTCTACAAAATCTGATGGGTATGCGAAAAACCCTCTCT from Castanea sativa cultivar Marrone di Chiusa Pesio chromosome 6, ASM4071231v1 includes:
- the LOC142640409 gene encoding UDP-xylose transporter 3-like, which encodes MGEGERFQLGTVGALSLSVVSSVSIVICNKALMSSLGFHFATTLTSWHLLVTFCSLHVALKMKFFEHKPFDQSAVMGFGILNGISIGLLNLSLGFNSVGFYQMTKLAIIPCTVVLETLFLGKKFSRTIQLALIILLLGVGIATVTDVQLNALGSILSLLAIVTTCVAQIMTNTIQKKFKVSSTQLLYQSCPYQAGTLLISGPFLDGLLTDQNVFAFKYTNQVLAFIILSCLISVSVNFSTFLVIGKTSPVTYQVLGHLKTCLVLAFGYVLLHDPFNWRNILGILIALIGMVLYSYFCTRESQQKANETAAQPFQVVEGESDPLLNAENGNGGLTDAVVPKAPVWNSNKDLHA